The following coding sequences are from one Verrucomicrobiales bacterium window:
- a CDS encoding immunoglobulin domain-containing protein yields the protein MRIHPVHQTWRAADPGSRCSDWAVFLWFACFWAWLCCCSSTLAAQLPPKANAQIEALQAEKANRTLSQKKLDSQFLYACREHRGERIAPGLEKLRSQVRHRKGDRVLADVRAEVTPRLLEALRAGGATVLNSYPQHRTLRAWIPLPLLEPLAELGEVDKIQPGAEATTNVGSVTSQADATHLVAAGRKAYELDGQGVKIGVLSDGVTYLAESQARGDLPAVTILPGQAGVSDTGEGTAMLELIHDLAPGAELYFATAFASAASFAENIRSLHAAGCRIIVDDVTYFDESPFQDGIISQAVNDVSAAGTLYFSSAGNSGNKNDGTSSVWEGDFQDGGAASIGRGGRLHSFGSSTVNPLLPGGGFRRVDLHWNDPLGKSGNDYDVYVLDPAGNVVASSSNVQNGNDDPYESIGTLGTGDRIVVVKFAGAARYLRLSAGRAYLTHSTPGITFGHNASGASNAFSVAATWVRSGAAPFVGGSVNPVETFSSGGPRRMFYHPDGTELTPGNLTSSGGIVLQKPDITAADGVSTSVPGFETFFGTSAAAPHAAAIAALLWSYNPSLSPTEVRAALLQTALDIEAPGPDVDSGAGIVMLPAAIEAAATPPPKLLVDGALVSEGNNNGLVDANECNRLFISLRNGIGANGGTARDIQVSLRSLTAGVTVDPAPVSFPDIPASESRTNGAPFSLASSASFVCGSGVELELSIRSSNAGVVTRTVHLDSPAPATGPAQEFASQEIPRAVPDGGVTDSAVSVSGITVPLARVQVSLHLQHAYVSDLILSLIGPDGTEVELSNRNGNGGQNYGTSCSARTVFEDTSSNELVFGTAPFVGTFRPQSPLSRFQGKSGSQVNGTWMLRVRDVAEPDTGTIQCWSLILSPIECLDGGGACFAPPAIVSQPLPVTTTNGYPASFRATVTGTAPLAYQWFYQATNPVSAALTDTLTFSAVNPNLAGFYSLVATNRYGAATSSPVALTVLLPPSIVAQPESVSPTNGGSATFTVLATGTAPLAYQWFRGAQLLPSATSATLVIPSVTLADSGSYTVRITNPYGTVLSTPASLAVVAPPVFVTQPRGAVTNPGAQVTLSALVEGSAPIDYQWFFNEDTPIAGATNASLTLHNLTSVQSGAYSLLATNPYGRAVSDQAILEVRMPNQLPTISLLSPLNGAAYVASNLPIILSASANDADGTVQKVRYSVNGLALAESTISPYSFEWVDPTPGTHVLEAVAVDDRNQSSQPAAVQFTVTYPASAALRLVSAGSVWRYLDDGSDQGTNWSALGFNDQSWPAGPAELGYGDAAQGRPEATLLNFGPAANSKHITYYFRKTFTLADAGAYTNLQFRLMRDDAARVYLNGQEMYRVNLPEGEVDYLTLSTANVNGSAESQFFATNASPGFLQDGTNLVAVEIHQENRNSSDISFDLELNGIRNPAPRLLAHPEDTTVDAGLAAEFTVSARGATPLSYQWYFRGDTRLNQATGSVLTLPAVTTNQSGLYSVVVSNAFGSITSAPARLVVVPVFVNQPPTVTLTSPEPQANVTSDQLPLRISASAVDPEGQPLRVEFLADGAVLASLTAPPYEIEWVDPTPQIHSIWAIATDEQGLSVTSAVAQVRVDLAASGYYRLLKLGSVWKYNDRGLDLGTEWRSLDYDDRDWAEGPAELGYGDAAEGRPEATLIQSGSTATQKHPTAYFRRAVVISDASALSEVRLSLQRDDGAAVYLNGQEILRENLPAGDLSFTNLAVTTIGGAAETNLVVNILPSAPLRNGLNVLAVEMHQVNRTSTDLSFDLQLEALRLPLPQITEQPRDLTVTNGATALFSVTATGSQPLSYQWQREEGIPLPGQTERTLRLNSVTIADSGVYRCVVSNAFGSVSSSNAVLTVVDPALNKPPVVTLNAPADGAIFDLGQPISLQATATDRDGQITRVEFWAGGSRIAADTDAPYAVSWQPNLPGEYQLAALATDNFGKLGTSAPVRVSVIVPTRFTTSLVSTGSIWRYLDTGVDQGNTWRRADFNDQGWPLGRAILGYGNAPKGRPESTVLSFGDDPNNRYPTYYFRRTFVVTNTASISRLEYALLRDDGAAIYLNGTRVVRDNLRAGGVTFNLLASTPVVDGDETRYFTNETATAQLVNGTNTLAVEVHQVSRTSDDLAFDLGLTAILNTPPVILSQPDSLTVTNGDPASFRVIAVGTGTLTYQWFFNGVAINNATAASLNFAAVGTNRAGVYSVNVRNNLGTTRSSNATLRVVVPPPNLRPEVALLTPTNGATFLQTETIGLTASANDPDGSVAFVDFYAGTTALGRVLQPPYLFDWRNAPTGFVTLRALAVDNRGATNLSAPATILVRPLPAPPTLDVTLISTGAVWKYLDTGVDQGTAWKEPDFDDGSWPSGPAELGYGDTTEGRPEATVLEFGGVANRKHITYYFRQSFLLENSGGFSNLTVHLMRDDGGVVYLNGTEVFRSNLPTGAVIFSTLASGAVNKLNESTFFTNNIDPSLLRNGTNWVAVEIHQSAPESSDISFDLALTGIRFSSPIIITQPRDLSVSAGSRAEFSVTAVGAPPLSYQWYANRLNLIPDATNSSLIIPSANTADEGNYSVVVSNPQGQVRSSSAILEVLSSPTILSQPRSQTVDVGGTAEFTVEAVGTPDLVYQWFYNGNTALSGATNATLRLQNVQPLNAGRYSVRISNPVGTTNSSPATLTVANGNVPVAVVTQPQDVTINNGDSAAFTVTASGTAPIRYQWFFNATTPLAGATNSTLTLTTPTLAQSGLYSVRLTNAFGFATSSLAELRILVKPTITSLSLSNQRVTLTFSSLNRLRYTVESKPILSPSPWVPVPGATQLKGTGAGIVVSDPNPATGIRFYRILAE from the coding sequence ATGAGAATCCATCCTGTGCACCAAACATGGCGGGCGGCTGACCCTGGGAGCCGCTGCAGCGACTGGGCCGTATTCCTTTGGTTTGCCTGCTTTTGGGCCTGGCTTTGCTGCTGCAGCTCGACCTTAGCAGCTCAGCTACCACCGAAGGCCAACGCCCAAATCGAGGCTCTTCAAGCGGAGAAAGCCAACCGCACGCTGTCTCAAAAAAAACTCGACTCACAATTCCTCTACGCCTGCCGTGAGCATCGCGGGGAGCGAATCGCCCCGGGGCTCGAAAAATTACGATCGCAAGTTCGCCACCGAAAAGGAGATCGGGTGCTGGCCGACGTGCGCGCCGAGGTTACCCCCCGCCTGCTCGAGGCGCTGCGCGCCGGCGGAGCCACGGTGCTCAACAGCTACCCCCAGCATCGAACCTTGCGGGCGTGGATCCCGCTGCCTCTCCTCGAGCCGCTGGCCGAACTGGGAGAGGTGGACAAAATTCAGCCTGGGGCCGAGGCCACCACGAACGTGGGTTCGGTGACCTCACAGGCCGACGCCACCCACCTGGTCGCCGCTGGTCGCAAGGCCTACGAACTCGACGGCCAAGGCGTCAAGATCGGCGTGCTCTCCGACGGTGTGACTTACCTGGCGGAGTCTCAGGCTCGGGGGGATTTGCCCGCGGTCACCATCCTTCCCGGCCAAGCCGGCGTCTCCGATACCGGTGAGGGAACCGCCATGCTGGAGCTGATCCACGACCTGGCCCCAGGGGCCGAACTGTACTTCGCCACCGCTTTCGCCAGCGCCGCGTCCTTCGCCGAAAACATCCGCAGTCTGCACGCTGCTGGATGTCGGATCATTGTGGACGACGTGACCTATTTTGATGAGTCCCCCTTCCAGGATGGAATCATCTCCCAAGCCGTCAATGATGTCTCGGCCGCGGGAACTCTCTATTTCTCTTCCGCCGGAAATTCTGGAAACAAAAATGACGGCACCTCCAGCGTTTGGGAGGGGGATTTTCAGGACGGTGGGGCGGCTTCGATCGGCCGCGGCGGAAGGCTGCACAGTTTCGGGAGCAGCACGGTCAACCCTCTCCTGCCGGGAGGAGGTTTTCGCCGGGTGGATCTTCACTGGAATGATCCGCTGGGCAAATCAGGCAACGACTACGACGTTTATGTGCTGGATCCGGCCGGCAATGTGGTGGCGAGTTCCAGCAATGTTCAGAATGGCAATGACGACCCGTACGAATCCATCGGCACGCTGGGCACCGGGGATCGTATCGTTGTGGTGAAGTTTGCCGGCGCAGCTCGGTATCTCCGGTTGTCGGCCGGACGGGCTTACCTGACCCATTCGACTCCCGGGATCACGTTCGGCCACAATGCCTCAGGCGCCAGCAATGCGTTTTCCGTCGCGGCGACGTGGGTGCGCTCCGGTGCGGCTCCTTTCGTAGGAGGATCCGTAAACCCGGTCGAAACCTTCAGCTCAGGAGGGCCGCGACGGATGTTCTACCATCCGGACGGCACGGAGCTCACGCCGGGAAATCTCACCTCGAGCGGCGGCATCGTTCTGCAGAAGCCGGACATCACCGCGGCTGACGGGGTCTCGACTTCGGTGCCGGGCTTCGAAACCTTCTTTGGCACCTCCGCTGCCGCACCACATGCCGCTGCCATCGCCGCACTGCTGTGGTCCTACAATCCCTCCCTCAGCCCGACCGAGGTCCGAGCTGCTCTCCTGCAGACGGCCTTGGACATCGAGGCACCAGGCCCGGACGTCGATTCCGGCGCAGGCATCGTCATGCTGCCAGCCGCCATCGAGGCGGCGGCGACGCCCCCTCCCAAGCTGTTGGTGGATGGCGCCCTGGTGTCCGAGGGAAACAACAATGGACTGGTGGACGCCAACGAGTGCAATCGATTGTTCATTTCGTTACGCAACGGAATCGGAGCAAACGGGGGGACCGCCCGGGACATTCAGGTCAGCCTGAGAAGCCTCACCGCGGGAGTCACGGTGGATCCTGCTCCCGTCAGCTTCCCGGACATTCCAGCCAGCGAAAGCCGCACCAATGGTGCCCCGTTTTCCCTCGCCAGCAGTGCATCCTTCGTTTGCGGTTCAGGGGTCGAGCTGGAACTCTCGATCAGAAGCAGCAATGCCGGGGTTGTCACCCGCACGGTGCATCTGGATTCTCCCGCTCCCGCCACGGGGCCGGCCCAAGAATTCGCCTCTCAGGAGATCCCGCGGGCGGTTCCGGACGGAGGAGTTACCGATTCAGCGGTCAGCGTCTCGGGAATCACCGTGCCGTTGGCGCGGGTCCAGGTGTCCCTGCACCTCCAGCATGCGTACGTCTCGGATCTGATCTTGAGTCTGATCGGCCCCGATGGGACGGAGGTCGAGCTTTCCAATCGCAATGGGAATGGCGGCCAGAATTATGGAACGTCGTGTTCCGCGAGAACTGTTTTCGAGGATACCTCCTCGAACGAGCTGGTGTTTGGCACCGCTCCCTTTGTTGGCACCTTCCGGCCGCAGAGTCCGTTAAGCCGCTTCCAGGGCAAGAGTGGAAGCCAGGTGAACGGGACCTGGATGCTCCGAGTTCGGGATGTGGCGGAACCTGACACCGGAACCATCCAATGCTGGTCGCTCATCTTGAGTCCGATCGAGTGCTTGGATGGTGGAGGTGCCTGTTTCGCGCCACCTGCGATCGTCAGCCAACCGCTGCCCGTCACCACCACCAACGGCTATCCAGCCAGCTTCCGAGCCACGGTCACCGGGACGGCGCCGTTGGCTTATCAGTGGTTTTACCAAGCGACCAACCCGGTCTCTGCGGCGCTCACGGACACCCTGACGTTCAGCGCGGTGAATCCAAACCTCGCTGGATTCTATTCCCTCGTGGCTACCAACCGGTACGGAGCGGCAACGAGTTCACCCGTCGCCTTGACCGTGCTGCTTCCCCCTTCCATCGTTGCCCAGCCTGAGTCGGTGAGTCCTACCAATGGTGGCAGTGCGACGTTTACGGTGCTCGCGACGGGCACCGCTCCGCTCGCGTATCAGTGGTTCCGCGGCGCACAGCTCCTGCCCAGTGCCACCAGCGCCACGCTGGTCATCCCTAGTGTGACGCTTGCCGATAGCGGCTCGTACACTGTGCGAATCACCAACCCCTATGGGACGGTTCTGAGCACACCGGCCAGCCTCGCGGTGGTTGCCCCCCCGGTGTTCGTGACTCAGCCCAGGGGCGCAGTGACCAATCCCGGTGCCCAGGTCACTTTAAGCGCGCTCGTGGAAGGGTCGGCCCCAATCGACTATCAATGGTTTTTCAATGAGGATACTCCGATTGCGGGTGCCACCAACGCCTCGCTCACTCTCCATAATCTCACCTCCGTCCAAAGCGGGGCCTACTCCCTCCTGGCTACCAACCCATACGGACGAGCGGTCAGCGACCAGGCTATCCTGGAGGTGAGGATGCCCAATCAGCTACCCACGATCTCCCTGCTAAGCCCCCTCAACGGAGCGGCCTACGTCGCCTCTAACCTCCCGATCATCCTATCCGCATCGGCCAACGATGCGGATGGCACCGTCCAGAAGGTGCGCTACTCCGTCAACGGGCTCGCCTTGGCCGAATCCACCATTTCCCCGTATAGTTTCGAATGGGTGGATCCCACTCCCGGCACCCACGTCCTCGAGGCCGTGGCGGTGGACGACCGAAACCAAAGCAGCCAGCCGGCGGCGGTGCAGTTCACCGTCACCTACCCGGCCTCAGCGGCGCTTCGCCTGGTCTCCGCGGGCTCGGTCTGGCGCTACCTCGACGACGGGTCGGACCAGGGCACGAATTGGTCCGCTCTAGGGTTCAACGATCAGTCCTGGCCTGCGGGGCCGGCCGAATTGGGATACGGGGATGCTGCTCAAGGGCGTCCGGAGGCGACGCTGCTGAACTTCGGCCCCGCGGCCAATTCTAAGCACATCACCTACTATTTCCGAAAAACGTTTACGCTCGCGGACGCAGGCGCCTATACCAACCTGCAGTTCCGACTGATGCGCGACGATGCCGCGCGGGTCTACCTAAATGGGCAGGAGATGTACCGGGTCAATCTCCCCGAGGGGGAAGTCGATTACCTCACGCTCTCGACCGCGAACGTGAACGGAAGTGCGGAATCCCAATTCTTTGCCACCAACGCCAGCCCGGGCTTCCTGCAGGACGGCACCAATTTGGTGGCGGTCGAGATCCATCAGGAAAACCGGAACAGCTCCGACATCAGCTTTGACCTCGAGCTCAATGGGATTCGGAATCCAGCCCCTCGCCTGCTCGCCCACCCCGAGGATACCACGGTCGATGCCGGCCTGGCCGCCGAGTTTACCGTGAGCGCACGCGGGGCCACCCCGCTGAGCTACCAGTGGTACTTTCGCGGAGACACCCGACTCAACCAGGCAACCGGTTCCGTGCTGACGCTGCCCGCGGTAACCACCAATCAGTCGGGGCTTTACTCCGTCGTGGTGTCCAATGCATTCGGATCCATCACCAGCGCCCCCGCCCGCCTCGTCGTCGTACCCGTCTTTGTGAACCAGCCGCCTACCGTGACGCTGACCAGCCCGGAACCCCAGGCGAACGTGACCAGTGATCAGCTTCCGCTCCGGATTTCCGCCTCCGCTGTGGATCCAGAAGGCCAGCCTCTGCGCGTCGAGTTCTTGGCCGATGGCGCAGTACTCGCAAGCCTCACGGCGCCGCCGTATGAAATCGAATGGGTGGATCCTACTCCGCAAATCCACTCGATCTGGGCCATCGCCACCGACGAGCAAGGCCTGTCGGTAACGTCCGCCGTCGCCCAAGTGCGTGTGGACCTGGCTGCGTCAGGGTATTACCGGCTTCTGAAACTTGGCTCGGTGTGGAAATACAACGATCGAGGCCTCGACCTGGGGACCGAGTGGAGATCGCTGGATTACGATGACCGCGACTGGGCGGAGGGCCCAGCCGAGCTGGGCTACGGGGATGCGGCTGAAGGACGTCCGGAAGCCACCCTCATCCAATCGGGGAGCACCGCGACGCAGAAACATCCAACTGCCTATTTCCGCCGGGCGGTAGTGATTTCCGACGCCTCCGCCTTGAGCGAGGTTCGGCTCTCGCTGCAGCGGGATGACGGGGCTGCTGTTTACCTCAATGGACAGGAGATCCTCCGCGAGAACCTGCCTGCGGGCGACCTGAGCTTCACAAACCTCGCGGTGACCACCATCGGTGGCGCGGCCGAGACGAATCTGGTGGTAAACATCCTTCCCAGCGCTCCACTTAGAAACGGCCTCAACGTTCTGGCGGTGGAGATGCATCAGGTCAACCGAACCAGCACCGATCTCAGCTTCGATCTGCAACTCGAAGCCCTCCGCCTGCCGCTACCTCAAATCACGGAGCAACCTCGCGATCTGACTGTCACGAACGGAGCCACCGCACTCTTCAGCGTTACCGCCACCGGGAGCCAACCGCTCAGCTATCAGTGGCAGCGCGAGGAGGGTATCCCTCTCCCGGGTCAGACCGAACGAACCCTCCGACTCAATTCGGTCACCATCGCCGACTCCGGAGTCTATCGTTGCGTGGTGTCGAACGCGTTTGGCTCGGTGTCGAGCTCGAACGCGGTACTGACCGTGGTTGACCCAGCGCTGAACAAGCCGCCGGTCGTAACCCTGAATGCCCCCGCTGACGGCGCGATCTTCGACCTGGGGCAACCCATCTCGCTGCAGGCGACCGCTACCGATCGGGACGGTCAAATCACCCGCGTCGAATTCTGGGCGGGTGGCAGTCGAATTGCGGCCGACACCGATGCCCCCTATGCGGTTTCCTGGCAACCGAACCTGCCGGGTGAGTATCAACTCGCAGCACTCGCCACGGACAACTTTGGCAAGCTGGGAACTTCCGCCCCCGTCAGAGTCAGCGTGATCGTCCCGACGCGATTTACCACCTCGTTGGTAAGCACCGGCTCCATCTGGAGGTACCTGGATACCGGCGTCGACCAAGGGAATACTTGGCGCCGTGCTGACTTCAATGACCAAGGCTGGCCCTTAGGACGAGCGATTCTCGGCTACGGCAACGCCCCGAAGGGGCGTCCCGAGTCCACGGTGCTGAGCTTCGGAGACGACCCGAACAACCGATATCCCACCTACTACTTCCGGAGAACCTTCGTGGTTACCAATACAGCCAGCATCTCCCGGTTGGAGTATGCACTGCTTCGGGACGACGGCGCCGCCATTTACCTGAATGGAACCAGGGTGGTGCGCGACAACCTTCGCGCCGGGGGTGTGACCTTCAATCTGTTGGCTTCCACCCCCGTGGTTGACGGAGACGAAACACGCTACTTCACCAACGAGACGGCCACGGCGCAGTTGGTCAACGGGACCAACACCCTCGCGGTCGAGGTGCATCAAGTCAGTCGCACGAGTGACGACCTGGCCTTCGACCTGGGATTGACCGCGATCTTGAACACTCCTCCCGTGATCCTGAGTCAGCCCGATTCCTTGACGGTCACGAACGGCGACCCCGCGAGCTTTAGAGTCATCGCGGTCGGAACCGGAACGCTCACCTACCAGTGGTTCTTCAATGGCGTCGCGATCAACAACGCGACCGCAGCCAGCCTCAACTTCGCCGCCGTGGGAACCAATCGTGCCGGAGTTTACTCGGTGAACGTCCGGAACAACCTCGGCACCACGCGGAGCTCCAATGCCACGCTCCGCGTGGTCGTTCCTCCCCCGAATCTCCGACCCGAGGTCGCCCTGCTCACCCCGACGAACGGAGCGACCTTCCTCCAGACGGAAACCATTGGCCTCACGGCTTCCGCGAACGACCCCGATGGAAGCGTCGCGTTTGTCGACTTCTACGCCGGGACCACCGCTCTAGGGCGCGTGCTGCAGCCGCCCTATCTGTTCGATTGGCGCAATGCTCCGACCGGATTCGTAACCCTTCGAGCGCTGGCCGTCGACAACCGGGGAGCGACCAATCTTTCCGCACCCGCCACCATCCTTGTCCGCCCGCTGCCCGCACCCCCTACCCTGGACGTGACCCTCATCTCCACCGGAGCCGTCTGGAAATACCTAGACACGGGAGTCGACCAAGGCACGGCTTGGAAGGAGCCGGATTTCGATGATGGCTCCTGGCCATCCGGTCCCGCGGAACTAGGATATGGAGACACCACCGAAGGGCGGCCCGAGGCGACGGTCTTGGAGTTCGGCGGCGTCGCGAATCGCAAGCATATCACCTACTATTTCCGTCAGTCATTCCTTCTGGAGAACAGCGGCGGCTTCAGCAACCTGACCGTGCATCTGATGCGAGACGACGGCGGAGTGGTATATCTCAATGGCACCGAGGTGTTCCGCAGCAATTTGCCCACCGGAGCGGTGATCTTCAGCACGCTGGCCAGCGGCGCCGTCAACAAACTCAACGAGAGCACCTTCTTCACCAATAACATCGATCCGAGCCTGCTTCGTAACGGGACTAACTGGGTCGCGGTGGAGATACATCAGTCAGCTCCGGAATCCTCGGATATCAGTTTCGACCTGGCGCTCACCGGAATTCGGTTCAGCAGTCCCATCATCATCACCCAACCGCGCGACCTCAGCGTGTCGGCCGGCAGCCGAGCCGAGTTTTCCGTCACCGCGGTGGGGGCTCCTCCCCTGAGCTACCAGTGGTATGCCAACCGGCTGAACCTGATCCCCGATGCCACCAATTCCAGCTTGATCATTCCCTCCGCCAACACCGCCGACGAAGGAAACTATTCCGTGGTGGTCTCCAACCCGCAGGGCCAGGTGCGTAGCAGCTCCGCCATTCTGGAGGTCCTCAGCTCTCCCACCATACTGTCCCAGCCGCGAAGCCAGACCGTCGATGTCGGCGGCACGGCAGAGTTCACGGTGGAAGCCGTCGGAACTCCCGATCTCGTCTATCAATGGTTTTACAACGGGAACACGGCGCTGAGTGGGGCCACCAATGCCACGTTGCGACTGCAGAATGTCCAGCCCTTGAACGCGGGCAGGTATTCGGTCCGGATCTCGAACCCGGTGGGGACTACCAATAGCTCCCCTGCGACGCTCACCGTCGCGAATGGCAACGTTCCGGTGGCCGTGGTGACGCAGCCGCAGGATGTCACTATCAACAACGGGGATTCTGCCGCGTTTACGGTAACCGCCAGCGGCACCGCACCCATCAGATACCAATGGTTCTTCAACGCGACTACGCCCCTCGCTGGGGCAACGAATTCGACACTGACCCTAACGACACCCACCCTGGCACAAAGCGGTCTTTACTCGGTGCGACTGACCAATGCATTCGGTTTCGCCACCAGCTCTCTGGCGGAACTGCGCATTTTGGTGAAGCCAACCATCACCTCGCTGAGCCTGTCCAATCAGCGTGTTACCCTGACGTTCAGCAGTCTGAACCGTCTGCGCTACACGGTCGAATCGAAACCCATCCTGTCCCCGTCACCCTGGGTGCCGGTTCCCGGCGCCACTCAACTCAAGGGTACCGGTGCCGGGATTGTGGTGTCCGACCCCAACCCGGCCACCGGCATCCGATTCTATCGCATTCTCGCAGAGTGA
- a CDS encoding PQQ-binding-like beta-propeller repeat protein, translating into MNALDSTTAPRWHFTNSLADLRCVLGIAALSLSLAGGLQGAASAHWPAWRGPDSNGSTAVGKHPVKTGTNALAWKVALPGKGGSSPIVWDGRIFLTTPAEGMDAVLCLDTSGQQQWLTKVGPESPPKHRTLGSSCNSSPVTDGKGIFAYFRSGHLVALERDGSIRWKINLSEKFGTEQLFWDQGSSPVLNGSHVILSRLHQGESWIAAFHKDTGVMEWKEPRNFKVPNENDNGYTTPVLFDHSGSKALLVWGADHLTAHSATDGKLLWSAGGFNPDATPYWPAISTPVIANGIAVVPVGRDDRPRQAQLQGIKLGGSGDVSATHRAWKRDDLGVFVTALAEYGGRVYLLRHRGEIVCLNPATGQTVWSEALPKDRAPFYASPLIANGVLYAAREDGVLFSAKVGDKFEFLGETPLGERVVSSPVPAGDTLLVRGDKHLFCLR; encoded by the coding sequence ATGAATGCATTGGATTCCACAACGGCGCCAAGATGGCACTTCACCAACTCGCTCGCCGATCTCCGCTGTGTCCTGGGGATCGCCGCCCTCTCGCTCTCGCTCGCCGGAGGACTCCAGGGTGCCGCCTCAGCGCACTGGCCGGCGTGGCGCGGGCCAGATTCCAATGGGAGCACCGCCGTGGGCAAACACCCCGTCAAGACCGGCACCAATGCCTTGGCCTGGAAAGTGGCTCTCCCCGGCAAAGGAGGCTCCTCTCCTATCGTGTGGGACGGTCGCATCTTCCTCACCACCCCGGCCGAAGGAATGGACGCGGTGCTCTGCCTCGATACTTCGGGACAACAGCAATGGCTCACCAAGGTCGGCCCCGAAAGCCCGCCCAAGCATCGGACCCTCGGATCAAGCTGCAACTCATCGCCCGTCACGGACGGCAAAGGGATTTTCGCTTACTTCCGCAGCGGACATCTGGTGGCGCTTGAGCGCGACGGCTCCATCCGATGGAAGATCAACTTGAGTGAGAAATTTGGCACGGAGCAGCTGTTTTGGGATCAAGGCAGCTCGCCCGTGCTGAACGGTTCCCACGTCATTTTGTCCCGACTCCATCAAGGCGAGTCCTGGATCGCAGCCTTTCATAAGGACACCGGCGTCATGGAATGGAAGGAACCCCGTAACTTCAAGGTGCCCAACGAGAATGACAATGGTTACACCACCCCGGTCCTATTCGACCATTCGGGATCGAAAGCGCTGCTCGTCTGGGGAGCCGATCATCTGACAGCTCACTCGGCGACCGATGGAAAGCTGCTCTGGTCCGCAGGTGGATTTAATCCCGACGCCACGCCTTATTGGCCGGCGATCTCCACCCCCGTCATCGCCAACGGCATCGCCGTGGTTCCGGTCGGACGTGACGATCGGCCGCGCCAAGCCCAGCTTCAGGGAATCAAGCTGGGTGGCTCCGGAGATGTCTCCGCTACTCACCGGGCGTGGAAACGGGATGACCTGGGAGTGTTCGTGACCGCGCTTGCCGAGTACGGCGGGCGAGTCTATCTCCTGCGCCATCGCGGAGAGATCGTCTGCCTGAACCCCGCCACCGGACAGACGGTCTGGAGCGAAGCTCTACCGAAGGATCGAGCCCCGTTCTATGCCTCCCCGCTCATCGCGAATGGAGTGCTCTACGCGGCCCGGGAGGACGGCGTTCTGTTCAGCGCCAAAGTAGGGGATAAGTTTGAGTTCCTGGGCGAAACACCGCTCGGCGAGCGGGTGGTTTCCTCGCCGGTGCCCGCAGGTGATACGCTGCTTGTCCGAGGTGACAAACACCTCTTCTGCCTCCGCTAA